The Mercurialis annua linkage group LG2, ddMerAnnu1.2, whole genome shotgun sequence genome contains a region encoding:
- the LOC126668224 gene encoding putative RING-H2 finger protein ATL19 codes for MIILICMALICIILASIVALTIRIAYNCISWVIFGTHNLDLEQGYLRTSNQQRWQLNLWSDENENFDSLHHWTVEESRRKANWRRQRHSIEDLMPKVRYDDDEMEIYKSNGCVVCLNDYMENESCRILPFCKHMFHSHCIDHCRMTLKRPIIVVEDIQGANLHVAVKLKD; via the exons ATGATTATTCTAATATGCATGGCACTCATTTGCATTATTCTTGCATCGATTGTTGCCCTAACCATTAGAATAGCTTACAATTGCATTTCTTGGGTTATTTTTGGGACCCATAATCTTGATCTTGAACAAGGTTATTTAAGAACATCAAATCAGCAAAGATGGCAACTCAATTTATGGtcagatgaaaatgaaaattttgaCAGTCTCCATCACTGGACTGTGGAGGAAAGCAGAAGAAAAGCAAATTGGCGACGACAACGACATTCTATTGAAGATTTGATGCCGAAAGTAAGATACGACGACGAtgaaatggaaatttataagtctAATGGTTGTGTTGTTTGCTTGAATGATTATATGGAGAATGAATCATGTAGAATTCTTCCTTTTTGTAAACATATGTTTCATTCACATTGTATTGATCACTG CCGTATGACACTGAAGCGTCCAATAATAGTTGTTGAAGACATTCAAGGAGCAAATTTACATGTAGcggtaaaattaaaggattga
- the LOC126669334 gene encoding senescence-specific cysteine protease SAG39-like codes for MASLRCLSIALFFIFANQCTSRELQDLTMAERHDQWLAEYGKSYKNGEEKLKRFKIFKNNVEFIEKFNTGGEESYKLGINQFADLTNEEFRASWTTYKRSSPGSLSMAVTPFKYENVTYPPSAIDWTEKHAVTSIKDQGTCGSCWAFSAVGATEGLRKITKNDLTSLSVQELVDCDTNGADKGCKGGSMEDAFKFIINNRGITSDIKYPYKGVGQKCDPKKVTSRIATITGYQKVPANSEKDLMKAVANQPVAVAIDAGSTTFQFYSTGVYRGACGTNVNHGVLAVGYGQTNTATKYWLVKNSWGKKWGEKGFVRMEKNVQSKEGLCGIATDCSYPLA; via the exons ATGGCTTCACTTCGATGTTTATCGATTGCTCTCTTCTTCATTTTTGCTAATCAGTGTACCTCTCGCGAGCTTCAAGATTTAACAATGGCGGAAAGGCACGATCAATGGCTTGCAGAGTATGGAAAGTCTTATAAGAATGGCGAAGAGaaattaaaaaggtttaaaatattcAAGAACAATGTTGAGTTCATTGAGAAATTTAATACCGGTGGTGAAGAATCATATAAGTTAGGGATTAATCAGTTTGCTGATTTAACTAATGAAGAGTTTAGAGCTTCATGGACTACTTATAAGAGATCGTCACCTGGTAGTTTATCAATGGCGGTAACACCATTTAAGTATGAAAATGTTACTTATCCACCATCTGCCATAGACTGGACAGAAAAACATGCTGTTACTAGTATCAAAGATCAGGGAACTTGCG GAAGTTGTTGGGCTTTCTCAGCCGTGGGAGCAACCGAAGGACTTcgtaaaataacaaaaaacgATTTAACATCTCTATCAGTACAAGAGCTTGTAGATTGCGACACTAATGGTGCTGACAAAGGTTGTAAAGGGGGTTCAATGGAGGATGCTTTTAAGTTCATTATAAACAATCGTGGAATCACTAGTGACATTAAATATCCATACAAAGGAGTCGGTCAAAAATGCGACCCTAAAAAGGTGACTTCGCGAATTGCAACAATCACCGGATACCAAAAAGTTCCAGCGAACAGTGAAAAAGATTTGATGAAGGCAGTGGCTAATCAGCCTGTGGCGGTGGCGATTGATGCTGGTTCAACCACCTTTCAGTTCTACTCCACTGGTGTTTATAGAGGAGCTTGTGGAACCAATGTAAACCATGGGGTTTTAGCCGTCGGATATGGCCAGACAAATACGGCAACAAAGTATTGGCTGGTGAAGAATTCGTGGGGAAAGAAATGGGGAGAGAAAGGATTTGTGAGAATGGAGAAAAACGTGCAGTCCAAGGAAGGTCTTTGTGGTATAGCCACGGATTGCTCGTATCCACTAgcttag